The segment ACGGACTTCGCGACGTTTTGCGATCGCTGGATGCAGTCATCATCGAAAGCAATTACGATGATGGGATGCTGGAGCACGGACGCTATCCGCAGCAACTGAAGAAACGGATTCGCGGCAACGGCGGGCATCTTTCCAACGAAGATGCTGCTCAGCTGTTGCGGAACACCGTCGACGAAACCAAAGACAATTTCCGATTGCAGTGGGCCTGTCTGTGTCATCTTTCGGAAGACAACAACACACCTGACGTTGCCCGCGAAACTCATCAGAAACTGCTTGGTGACCTCGTTGAGATTCACGTTGCTTCACGATACGACGTGAGCGATGTGATGGAAGTAAAATAGATGCGACTGTAGACCCTGGCAAACTTATTTAGAGTCAAACGAACCTTTAACCCAACTTCAAAATGAAACTTCTTCGATACGGAACGCCCGGCTCCGAAAAACCAGGCATGCTCGACGCTGACGGAAAAATCAGATCGCTGGAAAACGTGATTGATGACCTCGCCGGTGACGCACTCTCGGATGCCAGCCTGCAAAAGATCGCGTCCCTGGATCCAACTTCGCTTCCCGAAGTCGATGCCTCAACACGGATTGGACCGTGCGTCGCTGGCGTCGGAAAGTTCATGTGTATCGGCCTTAACTACAGCGACCACGCCGCAGAATCGGGTATGGAAGTTCCCAAAGAGCCAGTGCTTTTCATGAAAGCCACCAGCGCGATCTCTGGCCCGAACGACGACGTAGTGATTCCTCGCGGCTCGGAAAAATCGGATTGGGAAGTTGAGCTTGGCGTCGTGATCGGCAAGCACGCGAAATACGTTTCGGAGTCCGAAGCTCTCGACTATGTCGCTGGCTACTGCGTGGTCAACGATTTGTCAGAACGGGCATTTCAGATCGAGCGTAGCGGGCAATGGGTCAAAGGCAAAAGCTGCGACACGTTCGCGCCGCTGGGGCCATG is part of the Mariniblastus fucicola genome and harbors:
- a CDS encoding fumarylacetoacetate hydrolase family protein, translating into MKLLRYGTPGSEKPGMLDADGKIRSLENVIDDLAGDALSDASLQKIASLDPTSLPEVDASTRIGPCVAGVGKFMCIGLNYSDHAAESGMEVPKEPVLFMKATSAISGPNDDVVIPRGSEKSDWEVELGVVIGKHAKYVSESEALDYVAGYCVVNDLSERAFQIERSGQWVKGKSCDTFAPLGPWLVTRDEVADPQDLGLWLELNGEKVQNGSTKTMVFGVAHLISYLSQFMSLHPGDVISTGTPPGVGLGMDPPRYLVPGETMRLGIDGLGVQQQITVADV